The following proteins come from a genomic window of Chloroflexota bacterium:
- the rfbC gene encoding dTDP-4-dehydrorhamnose 3,5-epimerase, which translates to MPFRFQRLEIPELILVESIHRGDERGFLRELFKQSEFIAFGFRDPFVQINHSRSTRGVVRGLHYQKHPRAQGKLVLAMRGEIFDVAVDIRRGSPTFGKWIGMVLSDTNSRMLYVPPGFAHGFSVLSNDADVMYQITDEYAAECERGIAWNDPQLAIDWRVTNPILSPRDAGLPLLQNADNNFEIGN; encoded by the coding sequence ATGCCATTTCGATTTCAACGCTTGGAAATCCCCGAACTAATTCTGGTCGAATCAATCCATCGCGGCGACGAGCGCGGTTTTCTCCGCGAACTGTTCAAACAATCCGAATTCATTGCGTTTGGTTTCCGCGATCCATTCGTGCAGATCAATCACTCGCGTTCGACACGCGGCGTCGTGCGCGGCTTGCACTATCAAAAACATCCGCGCGCCCAGGGCAAACTCGTGCTCGCGATGCGCGGCGAAATATTCGACGTAGCGGTAGACATTCGGCGCGGTTCGCCGACGTTCGGCAAGTGGATCGGGATGGTACTCAGCGACACGAACAGCCGGATGCTCTACGTTCCGCCAGGATTCGCGCACGGCTTTTCCGTGTTGAGTAACGATGCCGATGTGATGTACCAAATCACCGACGAGTACGCCGCCGAGTGCGAACGCGGCATCGCGTGGAACGATCCGCAACTCGCGATTGATTGGCGCGTGACGAATCCGATTCTCTCGCCGCGCGATGCAGGGTTGCCGCTGTTGCAGAATGCGGACAATAATTTTGAGATTGGAAATTAA
- a CDS encoding ATP-binding protein has protein sequence MGETRVNLQHLLEDIRDTYPFPVEEAIVTELVANALDSNASEIRFVVNAREKSMTTIDNGHGMTPPQLEKYHDIAATTKTRGKGIGFAGIGAKLALLIAKEVITETKSGRSYNATRWRLENSQRAPWELIEPAGILENAPRGTAVTLVFGSASTLLEPNYVELILQSHFQPLLDDAFREMFKSLYHADIHFFINKRAIKALEHTELRERKTIIVRAPQSTSAKGKPVGVGFIAQSEDDLPELQRGIGISAYGKVIKMGWDWTGLTPKHPTRLSGLVEVPALVEILTTNKADFLKDSNSLKKYYRYRKAIQNAVEPILHAMGESAPTRERSARDVRPLEREVERVLGNLVGDYPEIAPLVGRRRTSQPGINLAPDKDGDALGVLTETLAEIAQQQVNSDAGDQATPTAPPRTQVEAVLEPSESGNGEPARTQEGKRVGPGLMIGFEDASERAELGWLLENTVWVNRGHPAYQKAVAGGHEQYHVVLTIAWVLLGHLNDQHSAQRFIGEFLFGWGARR, from the coding sequence ATGGGCGAGACCCGCGTCAACCTACAACACCTCCTCGAAGATATTCGCGATACGTACCCGTTTCCGGTCGAAGAAGCGATCGTGACGGAACTCGTCGCGAACGCGCTCGATTCGAACGCGTCCGAGATTCGTTTCGTCGTAAACGCGCGCGAGAAATCCATGACGACGATTGACAACGGTCACGGGATGACGCCGCCGCAGTTGGAAAAGTACCACGACATCGCGGCGACGACCAAGACGCGCGGCAAGGGCATCGGCTTTGCCGGCATTGGAGCAAAACTCGCGCTCCTCATCGCGAAAGAAGTCATCACCGAAACGAAATCGGGACGCTCGTACAACGCGACGCGCTGGCGTCTCGAAAATTCGCAACGCGCGCCCTGGGAATTGATCGAGCCAGCCGGTATTTTGGAAAACGCGCCACGCGGCACCGCCGTGACCTTGGTGTTCGGCAGCGCGTCCACGTTGCTCGAACCGAACTATGTCGAACTGATTTTGCAATCGCACTTTCAACCGCTCCTCGACGACGCCTTCCGCGAGATGTTCAAATCACTGTACCACGCAGACATTCATTTCTTTATCAACAAACGCGCGATCAAAGCGCTCGAACACACGGAACTGCGCGAACGCAAAACGATCATTGTGCGTGCGCCACAAAGCACGAGCGCGAAAGGCAAACCGGTCGGCGTCGGTTTTATCGCGCAGAGCGAAGACGATTTGCCGGAATTGCAACGCGGCATCGGCATCTCGGCGTACGGCAAAGTGATCAAGATGGGCTGGGATTGGACGGGACTGACGCCGAAACATCCCACGCGCTTGAGCGGCTTGGTCGAAGTGCCCGCGCTCGTCGAAATCCTCACGACGAACAAAGCCGATTTTCTCAAAGACAGTAACAGTCTGAAAAAATATTATCGCTATCGCAAAGCGATTCAGAACGCAGTCGAGCCGATCTTGCACGCGATGGGTGAGAGCGCGCCCACGCGCGAACGTTCCGCGCGCGATGTGCGCCCGCTCGAACGCGAGGTGGAACGCGTGCTCGGCAATCTTGTCGGCGATTATCCGGAAATCGCGCCGCTCGTCGGGCGACGGCGCACATCGCAACCGGGGATCAACCTTGCGCCGGACAAGGACGGGGATGCGCTCGGCGTGCTCACCGAAACACTCGCCGAAATCGCGCAACAACAAGTCAACTCGGACGCGGGCGACCAAGCCACACCTACCGCGCCCCCGCGCACCCAGGTCGAAGCCGTTCTCGAACCGAGTGAGAGCGGCAACGGCGAACCAGCGCGAACACAAGAAGGCAAGCGCGTGGGACCGGGCTTGATGATCGGGTTTGAAGACGCGAGCGAACGCGCGGAGCTAGGTTGGCTATTGGAAAATACGGTGTGGGTGAATCGTGGACATCCCGCGTACCAAAAAGCAGTCGCGGGCGGACACGAACAGTACCACGTCGTGCTCACCATCGCGTGGGTTTTGTTGGGACATCTCAATGATCAACATTCAGCGCAACGGTTCATCGGCGAATTTCTATTTGGCTGGGGGGCGCGACGATGA
- a CDS encoding DUF1186 domain-containing protein, whose amino-acid sequence MADTLKSALEALLDEGEELSNAARDRVKTFGSVAIPPLIEMATSDELNHAPSDEPRVYAPLHAIEILGDLRATQAIEPLLPLVAWDDDDWLDHTLPEFFAKVGEPAIAPLEQILADNSKTIHTHARASQSLVKIAQEHSEHRARVITILTQYLKPEHTQTPDHETRAGFIIGDLCDLQATEALPAIRRAFAEDRVDPQVVDLDHVEREMRGEPLVSSEQDLDVLTAKREKEPLSLMLKCTQCGRERRHQIPVLFVDFGTVERHKRKEKTKYDEFVIPQRITCPKCGAVDQYELTALAHLSLTLDLVTRKECGKTLQRNEGNIRYVRFAMTDGREMHPREAMDLLRDQVARNPKDADLRVRYANVLRLLGYLDEAIAELTAALELDPNQFEAQMNLGRIHGVRGDFVNAQNALQRAMQLLPTWRKYAPMMRQASAIEIADHLEKIARQEKLAPAIMYETPLPLTPSPAPNRPSSKQPAVRADSPRLGRNDPCFCGSGKKYKQCHGR is encoded by the coding sequence GTGGCTGACACACTCAAAAGCGCGTTGGAAGCTCTGCTAGATGAAGGCGAAGAATTATCCAACGCCGCGCGCGACCGCGTCAAAACGTTTGGCTCGGTCGCAATTCCACCCCTCATCGAGATGGCGACGAGCGACGAACTGAACCACGCGCCGTCGGATGAGCCGCGCGTGTACGCGCCCTTGCACGCGATTGAAATCCTGGGCGACCTGCGCGCGACGCAAGCCATCGAACCGCTCTTGCCGCTCGTCGCGTGGGACGATGACGATTGGTTGGATCACACCTTGCCAGAATTCTTTGCCAAGGTTGGCGAACCAGCGATTGCGCCGCTCGAACAAATCTTAGCAGACAATAGCAAGACGATTCATACACACGCACGCGCATCGCAATCGCTCGTCAAGATCGCGCAAGAACATTCCGAACACCGCGCGCGCGTGATCACCATCTTGACACAGTACCTGAAGCCCGAACACACGCAAACACCTGATCACGAGACGCGCGCCGGGTTTATCATCGGTGATTTGTGCGATCTTCAAGCAACCGAAGCATTGCCGGCAATTCGACGCGCGTTCGCGGAAGACCGCGTAGACCCCCAAGTAGTTGATTTGGATCATGTGGAACGCGAGATGCGCGGAGAACCACTCGTATCGTCTGAGCAAGATTTGGATGTGTTGACCGCAAAACGCGAAAAAGAGCCGCTGTCACTGATGCTCAAGTGCACCCAATGCGGGAGAGAACGTCGCCATCAAATCCCGGTGTTGTTCGTTGATTTCGGCACTGTCGAGCGCCACAAGCGCAAAGAAAAAACCAAATACGACGAGTTCGTCATTCCGCAACGCATTACGTGTCCCAAGTGCGGCGCAGTGGATCAATACGAATTAACTGCGTTGGCGCACTTGTCCTTGACATTGGACTTGGTCACGCGCAAAGAGTGCGGCAAAACACTACAGCGAAATGAAGGAAACATTCGATACGTTCGTTTCGCGATGACGGACGGACGCGAGATGCACCCGCGCGAAGCCATGGACTTGCTTCGTGACCAAGTGGCTCGCAATCCCAAGGACGCCGATCTACGTGTGCGATACGCCAACGTATTGCGTTTACTCGGGTATCTCGACGAAGCGATTGCAGAACTGACTGCCGCGTTGGAACTTGATCCAAATCAATTTGAAGCGCAGATGAACCTGGGACGCATCCATGGCGTTCGCGGTGATTTTGTGAACGCGCAGAACGCATTGCAACGCGCGATGCAACTTTTGCCAACGTGGCGCAAGTACGCCCCTATGATGAGACAAGCAAGCGCGATAGAGATCGCCGACCACCTGGAGAAAATCGCGCGCCAAGAAAAACTCGCTCCGGCTATCATGTACGAGACCCCGTTGCCGCTAACGCCTTCGCCCGCTCCAAACCGCCCAAGTTCCAAGCAACCCGCCGTGCGCGCCGATTCGCCGCGCCTGGGTCGCAACGATCCTTGCTTTTGCGGAAGCGGCAAGAAATACAAGCAATGTCACGGTCGGTAA